One Camelina sativa cultivar DH55 chromosome 3, Cs, whole genome shotgun sequence genomic window carries:
- the LOC104778406 gene encoding uncharacterized protein LOC104778406 isoform X1: protein MEGGVVRISTVKLAIACLFLCGFFSLSCAARSGVSKQKFEVKKHLNRLNKPAVKSIQSPDGDMIDCIPLSKQPAFDHPFLKDHKIQMKPNYHPEGLFDDNKVSAPKSNEKEGHIHQLWHRYGKCPEGTIPMRRTKEDDVLRASSVKRYGKKKRRSVPLPKSAEPDLINQSGHQHAIAYVEGDKYYGAKATINVWEPKIQQQNEFSLSQIWLLGGSFGQDLNSIEAGWQVSPDLYGDNNTRLFTYWTSDAYQATGCYNLLCSGFIQINSDIAMGASISPVSGYRNSQYDISILIWKDPEEGHWWMQFGNGYVLGYWPSFLFSYLTESASMIEWGGEVVNSQSDGQHTSTQMGSGRFPEEGFSKASYFRNIQVVDESNNLKAPKGLGTFTEQSNCYDVQTGSNDDWGHYFYYGGPGKNQKCP, encoded by the exons TTGAAGTGAAGAAGCATTTGAACAGGTTGAACAAACCTGCTGTCAAGAGCATTCag AGCCCAGATGGTGATATGATTGACTGTATTCCTCTCTCAAAGCAACCAGCTTTTGACCATCCTTTCCTCAAAGATCACAAGATTCAG ATGAAGCCTAATTACCATCCTGAAGGACTCTTTGATGACAACAAAGTGTCTGCTCCTAAATCAAATGAGAAAGAAGGGCATATCCATCAGTTGTGGCATCGATATGGTAAATGTCCTGAAGGAACCATTCCCATGAGGAGGACAAAGGAAGATGATGTTTTGAGGGCTAGTTCAGTTAAAAGATACGGCAAGAAGAAGCGTAGAAGTGTCCCTTTGCCTAAATCTGCAGAACCTGACCTTATTAACCAAAGTGGTCACCAG CATGCCATAGCTTATGTGGAAGGAGATAAGTACTATGGAGCTAAGGCGACTATCAATGTGTGGGAGCCAAAGATTCAGCAGCAGAATGAGTTCAGTTTGTCACAGATATGGCTTCTTGGTGGCTCGTTCGGACAAGATCTTAACAGCATTGAAGCTGGTTGGCAG GTGAGCCCGGATCTATACGGTGACAATAACACAAGACTCTTCACTTACTGGACT AGTGATGCATATCAAGCTACTGGTTGCTACAATCTTCTTTGCTCGGGTTTTATTCAAATCAACAGCGACATAGCAATGGGAGCAAGTATTTCTCCGGTCTCTGGATATCGTAATTCGCAGTACGATATCAGTATTCTGATCTGGAAG GATCCTGAAGAGGGACACTGGTGGATGCAATTTGGGAACGGCTATGTTTTAGGCTATTGGCCATCGTTTCTCTTCTCCTACTTGACGGAAAGTGCATCGATGATTGAATGGGGAGGAGAAGTGGTGAACTCGCAGTCAGATGGTCAGCACACTTCAACGCAAATGGGCAGTGGTCGATTTCCAGAAGAAGGCTTTAGCAAAGCAAGTTACTTCAGGAACATCCAGGTGGTTGATGAGTCAAACAACCTCAAAGCACCTAAAGGACTTGGAACATTCACTGAACAGTCTAACTGTTATGATGTTCAAACCGGAAGCAATGATGATTGGGGCCATTACTTTTACTATGGAGGGCCTGGTAAAAACCAGAAGTGTCCATAA